CCCACCAATAGGATATTTCCAATTCTCATCGATTTTAGAAATGGTGGGTAATCGCCAAATAGCCAATTGAAAACCCAAGGTCTCATGGCTATTGTAGGAGTTACTTTTGGAGAAGGTTTTCTTAAAGGTAAAGTGGCATAAAAACTTTTTAAAATCTCCTGCTTACCAAATAATTCTGTTTTTTCGGGTATGGAAATTACTTCGTTTTTTACGTTTATACCTTGGTTTTCAACTTGTTCAAAGTCTGTATCTCCAACTTGTACCGGCCCCATGCTTCCTACAGCACCAGCCATAAAGGAGGCAAATGCATAGCCACTTCCTTCTAGTTGATCTACCAAAACGCCAGGGTAGTCGCGTGACAACTCCATGGTTGCGGCGTCAAGTATGGTAGAGTGTGCGGCATATGTTGTCAAAATAATGCTGTCTTGAGCTCCTACAAATTTGATAGATCTGATTTCGGGGTCAATAGTTCCTTTTTCTCTTACCAACCTATTGTAAATGTGCATACTATCAATGTTTTCCTCATAGGTTACTTTCGCAAGCATCATGTTCATTTCTGCTGCTTTCATGCTTTTGAGAACATTTTCTCCTACCATTTTCTCAATGTTTGGATCGTACTTACCTGCAAATAGTTTTCCTACTAAAGTATTGTACCAGCCACCAATGCTGTTGTGTGAATGTGTTGCCGACAGGTAAATATTTTCGAATGGTACTTGTGTTCCGTTTTTTACAATTTCAGTT
This portion of the Spirosomataceae bacterium TFI 002 genome encodes:
- a CDS encoding Neutral/alkaline non-lysosomal ceramidase, N-terminal; its protein translation is MKTFLKIIGIIALFILVLLFSLLTGIDRTPYQEMDYYKTWENTITQKEYAGSSTSGDSMKVGWSKVNITPDYATPMAGYGKRKGEHFTAVHDSIFVRTICIDLAGHKQFLISLDMLIVPPSITEIVKNGTQVPFENIYLSATHSHNSIGGWYNTLVGKLFAGKYDPNIEKMVGENVLKSMKAAEMNMMLAKVTYEENIDSMHIYNRLVREKGTIDPEIRSIKFVGAQDSIILTTYAAHSTILDAATMELSRDYPGVLVDQLEGSGYAFASFMAGAVGSMGPVQVGDTDFEQVENQGINVKNEVISIPEKTELFGKQEILKSFYATLPLRKPSPKVTPTIAMRPWVFNWLFGDYPPFLKSMRIGNILLVGMPCDFSGELMKDLDNYAAKNGLQLIVTSFNGAYAGYITADQYFDMDNYETVTMNWYGPENGAYFSEAIRNIVDEMK